One window of Geotoga petraea genomic DNA carries:
- the hcp gene encoding hydroxylamine reductase produces MNMFCYQCEEAAKNEGCTVVGMCGKPADVANLQDMLIWSLKGLSYWLQKGKDIGIVDEEKDLYVAEGLFSTITNANFSAKRITEYIEKALRFRDEVKEEFLRKYEEKNGSPFSEDVPEAATWNKKGGTEIYELKGSEVGVHAKENEDIKSLKEFVTYGIKGIAAYADHAYVLNFSNDDILNFIEKGLTETLRTDITVDELISLVNETGKIAVDVMALLDEANTKTYGNPEITKVFTGTHKAPGILISGHDLLDLEELLKQTEGTGIKVYTHGEMLPANAYPELKKYKHLAGNWGGSWWRQKEEFEDFGGPILMTTNCLVPPKESYKDRVFTTGLVGFDDVTHIPNRADGKPKDFSAVIEKAKEIGDLPERDGKELTIGFAHNQIAQVTDKVIDAIKNGDIKKFFVMAGCDGRRKERDYYTDFASQLPKDNVILTAGCAKYRYNKLDLGDIGGIPRVLDAGQCNDSYSLAVTALKLKEAFELDDINDLPIEYNIAWYEQKAVTVLLALLYLGVKGIKLGPKLPAFLSENVAKVVIEKFELSTINSVEEDIETMTK; encoded by the coding sequence ATGAACATGTTTTGTTATCAATGTGAGGAAGCAGCGAAAAATGAAGGTTGTACAGTTGTTGGTATGTGTGGAAAACCAGCAGATGTAGCAAATTTACAGGATATGTTAATTTGGTCATTAAAGGGTCTATCATACTGGCTACAAAAAGGAAAAGATATTGGTATTGTTGATGAAGAAAAAGATCTTTATGTAGCTGAAGGTTTATTTTCGACAATAACAAACGCCAATTTCTCAGCAAAAAGAATTACAGAATATATAGAAAAAGCTTTAAGATTTAGAGATGAAGTTAAAGAGGAATTTTTAAGAAAATACGAAGAAAAAAATGGTTCACCTTTTTCTGAAGACGTCCCAGAAGCAGCAACATGGAATAAAAAGGGTGGAACTGAAATATATGAGTTAAAAGGTTCAGAAGTAGGAGTTCATGCAAAAGAGAATGAAGATATAAAATCATTAAAAGAATTTGTAACTTATGGTATAAAAGGTATAGCTGCATACGCAGACCATGCTTATGTGTTAAACTTTTCTAACGATGACATTTTGAATTTTATTGAAAAAGGATTAACTGAAACACTTAGAACAGATATTACAGTTGATGAACTAATTTCTCTTGTTAATGAAACAGGAAAAATTGCTGTTGATGTTATGGCACTGTTGGATGAAGCTAATACAAAGACTTATGGAAATCCTGAAATAACTAAAGTATTTACAGGAACACATAAAGCACCTGGTATTTTAATTTCTGGTCACGATCTTTTAGACTTAGAAGAACTTTTAAAACAGACAGAGGGAACTGGAATAAAAGTTTATACACATGGAGAAATGCTTCCAGCAAATGCGTACCCAGAGTTAAAAAAATATAAACACTTAGCAGGTAATTGGGGAGGATCTTGGTGGAGACAAAAAGAAGAGTTCGAAGATTTCGGTGGTCCAATATTAATGACTACTAATTGTCTTGTCCCTCCAAAAGAAAGCTACAAAGATAGAGTATTTACAACTGGTTTAGTAGGATTTGATGATGTTACTCATATTCCAAATAGAGCTGACGGAAAACCAAAAGATTTCTCAGCTGTAATAGAAAAAGCAAAAGAAATTGGAGATTTACCTGAAAGAGACGGAAAAGAATTAACAATAGGGTTTGCTCACAACCAAATAGCCCAAGTTACCGACAAAGTAATTGATGCAATTAAAAATGGGGATATAAAGAAATTCTTTGTAATGGCTGGATGTGATGGCAGACGTAAAGAAAGAGATTACTACACGGACTTTGCATCTCAATTACCAAAAGACAATGTAATTTTAACAGCTGGTTGTGCAAAATACAGATACAACAAATTAGATCTTGGCGATATAGGTGGTATACCAAGAGTATTAGATGCAGGTCAATGTAATGATTCATACTCATTAGCAGTCACAGCACTTAAATTAAAAGAAGCTTTTGAATTGGATGATATAAATGATTTACCAATAGAATACAATATAGCTTGGTACGAACAAAAAGCTGTTACCGTATTATTAGCTTTATTGTACTTGGGAGTAAAAGGAATAAAATTAGGACCTAAACTTCCAGCATTCTTATCAGAAAATGTTGCAAAAGTTGTTATTGAAAAATTTGAACTTTCAACAATAAATTCTGTAGAAGAAGATATAGAAACCATGACAAAATAA
- a CDS encoding SLC13 family permease, with amino-acid sequence MQQIISILVFLITLILIVSHKINRTIAAMLGATLLIIFNIFPTQMYPFEHYLDFNTIFLLLGMMVFVNAIKKSKIFTFFGIKALSYFGKNGVWLFLILTALVAITSSIIDNVTTILIFIPITLAITDTLKIDYFPYILGEIMASNIGGASTIIGDPPNIMIASAANFSFSEFFGVMFPVAVFNLISMDILLIFIFRKQLIKKFQAEIINNMNKSKIIEDKKRFRLSLILLITVIIAFIFQHQLGVESSIIALFAGFFALLIMEPNDIQNTIKEVEWESILFFIGLFVVTGGLEETGVLNELSMMLVDFAGRSAQLFSSFLIVTSGILSGFVDNIPYTATMIPVVANLKSINPEVFTSLNPQWYSLALGACLGGNLTPIGASANIIGIALIKQFKGDNISFKKFFFYGFMITLMTLFISTIYINIRYFF; translated from the coding sequence ATGCAACAAATAATATCAATTTTAGTTTTTTTGATAACTTTAATTTTGATTGTATCTCATAAGATAAACCGTACTATTGCGGCTATGTTGGGAGCTACATTATTAATAATTTTCAATATATTTCCAACACAGATGTATCCCTTTGAACATTATCTTGATTTCAATACCATATTCCTTTTACTTGGGATGATGGTTTTTGTTAATGCTATCAAAAAAAGTAAAATCTTTACTTTTTTTGGAATTAAGGCTCTTTCTTACTTTGGGAAAAATGGAGTTTGGCTTTTCCTAATACTTACGGCTTTAGTAGCTATTACTTCTTCAATAATTGACAATGTAACAACAATTCTTATTTTTATTCCTATAACTCTTGCTATAACAGATACACTAAAAATAGATTATTTCCCATATATTCTTGGGGAAATTATGGCTTCCAATATAGGTGGAGCGTCAACAATTATTGGAGACCCACCAAATATTATGATTGCTTCTGCAGCTAATTTTTCATTTAGTGAGTTTTTTGGAGTAATGTTTCCAGTAGCTGTTTTTAATTTAATATCTATGGATATTCTTCTTATTTTCATCTTCCGAAAACAGCTTATTAAAAAGTTTCAAGCAGAAATTATAAATAATATGAATAAATCCAAGATAATAGAAGATAAGAAAAGGTTTAGGCTTTCTTTAATTTTACTTATAACTGTAATAATAGCTTTTATTTTTCAACATCAACTTGGAGTTGAAAGTTCTATAATAGCTTTATTTGCTGGTTTTTTTGCTCTTTTGATAATGGAACCGAACGACATACAAAATACTATAAAAGAGGTAGAATGGGAAAGTATTTTATTTTTCATTGGATTGTTCGTAGTTACTGGAGGACTTGAAGAAACTGGAGTTTTGAATGAGCTATCTATGATGCTTGTTGATTTTGCAGGTAGATCTGCTCAGTTGTTTTCAAGTTTTCTTATTGTAACTTCGGGTATATTGTCTGGATTTGTAGACAATATTCCTTATACAGCAACTATGATTCCCGTAGTAGCTAATTTAAAAAGTATTAACCCTGAAGTTTTTACCAGTCTAAACCCTCAGTGGTATTCTTTGGCTTTAGGAGCTTGTTTGGGGGGCAACTTAACTCCAATCGGAGCATCTGCAAATATTATTGGAATTGCACTGATAAAGCAATTTAAAGGAGATAATATTTCTTTTAAAAAGTTCTTCTTTTATGGTTTTATGATTACGCTTATGACTCTTTTTATTTCCACAATTTATATTAATATAAGGTACTTTTTCTGA
- a CDS encoding glycine betaine ABC transporter substrate-binding protein, with amino-acid sequence MKKLLVLLSVLVLSIAIFAAGTVKIAYVNWAEGIAMTNLAKVILVDEMGYEVEDTMADPGLVYASLAQGDQDVFMDGWLPITHESYMNQFGDELTDLGYNFKGARIGLVVPTYVNIDSITELNSVKEKFDSQIVGIDSGAGIMAATERAIDAYDLELELRESSGPVMTATLADAIDNDEWVVVTGWSPHWMFARFDVKFLEDPEGVYGAVENIHSIARRNFIIDMPEVAQFFTHFFMTESELGSLMGVIADSNNPEEAARQWKEEHMDIVEKWIPNK; translated from the coding sequence ATGAAAAAGTTATTGGTATTATTAAGTGTTTTAGTTTTAAGTATTGCTATTTTTGCTGCAGGTACAGTTAAGATTGCTTATGTTAATTGGGCAGAAGGTATCGCAATGACAAACTTGGCAAAAGTTATTTTAGTAGATGAAATGGGATATGAAGTAGAAGATACTATGGCAGATCCTGGATTAGTTTACGCTTCATTAGCTCAAGGCGACCAAGATGTATTCATGGATGGCTGGCTACCAATTACTCATGAAAGTTACATGAACCAATTTGGTGACGAGCTAACAGACTTAGGATATAATTTTAAAGGTGCAAGAATCGGTTTAGTTGTACCAACATACGTTAATATTGACTCAATAACAGAACTGAATTCTGTTAAAGAAAAATTCGATTCACAAATAGTAGGAATAGACTCAGGTGCAGGCATAATGGCAGCAACTGAAAGAGCTATCGATGCATACGATTTAGAGCTTGAATTAAGAGAAAGTTCAGGACCAGTTATGACAGCAACATTGGCAGACGCAATTGACAACGACGAATGGGTGGTTGTAACAGGATGGTCACCACATTGGATGTTTGCAAGATTTGACGTTAAATTCTTAGAAGATCCTGAAGGCGTTTACGGTGCTGTAGAAAATATTCATTCTATTGCAAGAAGAAACTTCATAATTGACATGCCAGAAGTTGCACAATTCTTTACTCATTTCTTTATGACAGAATCTGAATTAGGAAGTTTAATGGGAGTTATAGCCGACAGCAACAACCCTGAAGAAGCAGCAAGACAATGGAAAGAAGAACATATGGATATTGTTGAAAAATGGATTCCTAATAAATAA
- a CDS encoding HD-GYP domain-containing protein, with the protein MTLKKFIESKVLKINVILIVSFFLIIMSLIFFFIIRNERLEKSNINTFLNYLSIKTDQIFIKSEEYYNKLLEKSLNDYYNNNFPNIAYLIDDIKFKVKESEVDLKVEDINYYFINENGIIYESDYQQDIGVDISNTSLLWEKLNQIEPGEVYLDSIAEEVRTGRNRLYAYLNLDNGHYFEIGISFKNISEVYEELVKELNFRISDISIYNSYYISLFENVEPTEEMKNNFKRSIENNSIVINNGVLKDDYYYTIESDYGYKYISFTVKNDQIIIFLFFIILSFILLLVYLNTLRNRINKNINLLSNVVSDIAKDMTFFNKDSNSELNYEHTGINEIDTISKRYLDLTKEINSSFEVLKIMNEQLEGYYRNNELLIERMNKLTKIVTEFKNYKKEDEIFSEVFNLLFDFIPESDTGILIRSDEEYIRVVDAKGYEIEKINNLKIVSDKYLSLDTITIIQGNNQETRTTKYSDIPKEKYEELKSLIYRVEYSLYIPIISNYKRYGAIILNIIEKDKEFTEETIKFAHFFYEIIDLYLSTKNYGDDIRVSYKNFANKLATVAEAHDQVTGNHILRVGKLSSFIADKLGLDNEKILEIEDFAPLHDIGKIFVPSSILIKEGKLTNEEWEIMKKHTVYAKKLLEGDEKFKVALNIALYHHEKYNGTGYPNGLKEDEIPIEAQIVAVVDVYDALRSKRPYKEPYSHKKAMEIIFSDGDRTNKKHFNPNILDIIKEQENSIKDLWDSF; encoded by the coding sequence ATGACTTTAAAAAAATTTATAGAATCAAAAGTATTAAAAATAAATGTAATATTAATTGTAAGCTTTTTCCTGATAATTATGTCTTTGATCTTTTTTTTTATAATTAGGAATGAAAGATTGGAGAAATCAAACATAAATACTTTTTTAAACTATTTATCTATAAAAACAGATCAAATTTTTATCAAATCTGAAGAATACTACAATAAATTGTTAGAAAAAAGTTTGAATGATTATTATAATAACAATTTTCCAAATATAGCCTATCTAATAGATGATATAAAGTTTAAAGTTAAAGAATCAGAAGTGGATCTAAAAGTTGAAGATATAAATTACTATTTTATAAATGAGAATGGAATAATTTATGAATCTGATTATCAACAAGATATAGGCGTTGATATATCAAATACATCTTTGTTATGGGAAAAACTAAACCAAATTGAACCTGGAGAAGTTTACCTCGATTCTATAGCAGAAGAAGTTCGAACTGGTAGAAATAGACTCTACGCTTATTTGAATTTGGATAATGGGCACTACTTTGAAATTGGAATATCTTTTAAAAATATATCTGAAGTTTATGAAGAGTTAGTGAAAGAATTGAATTTTCGAATTTCAGATATATCAATTTATAATTCTTATTATATCTCATTGTTTGAAAATGTAGAACCAACAGAAGAGATGAAAAATAATTTTAAAAGATCAATCGAAAATAATTCTATAGTAATTAATAATGGTGTCTTAAAAGATGATTATTATTACACTATAGAATCAGATTATGGATACAAATACATAAGTTTTACTGTTAAAAACGATCAAATTATAATTTTTCTATTTTTTATAATTTTATCGTTTATTTTACTTTTAGTTTATCTTAATACTTTAAGGAACAGAATTAATAAAAATATAAATTTGTTGAGTAATGTTGTTTCAGATATTGCAAAAGACATGACTTTCTTTAACAAAGATAGTAATTCGGAATTAAATTATGAGCATACTGGTATTAATGAAATAGATACTATTTCTAAAAGATATTTAGATTTAACAAAAGAGATAAACTCAAGCTTTGAAGTTTTAAAGATTATGAATGAACAACTTGAAGGATACTATAGAAATAACGAACTTCTAATTGAGAGAATGAATAAACTAACAAAAATTGTTACAGAGTTCAAAAATTATAAGAAAGAAGATGAAATATTTTCAGAAGTTTTTAATTTATTATTTGATTTTATACCTGAATCAGATACAGGTATATTAATTAGATCTGACGAAGAATATATAAGAGTTGTAGATGCTAAAGGATATGAAATTGAAAAAATAAATAATTTGAAAATAGTTTCAGACAAATATTTGAGTTTAGATACTATTACTATAATACAAGGGAACAATCAAGAAACAAGAACTACAAAATATTCTGATATACCAAAAGAAAAATATGAAGAACTGAAAAGTCTTATTTATCGCGTAGAATACTCTCTTTACATACCTATTATTTCAAATTATAAAAGATATGGAGCGATTATTTTAAATATAATAGAAAAGGATAAAGAGTTTACTGAAGAAACCATAAAGTTTGCTCATTTCTTTTATGAAATTATAGATCTTTACTTATCAACAAAAAATTATGGAGATGATATTAGGGTATCCTATAAAAATTTTGCTAATAAACTTGCAACTGTTGCAGAGGCTCATGATCAAGTAACTGGAAACCATATTTTAAGAGTTGGAAAGCTGTCTTCTTTTATTGCCGATAAACTTGGTTTAGATAATGAAAAAATATTAGAAATTGAAGATTTTGCACCTCTTCACGATATAGGAAAAATTTTTGTTCCAAGCTCTATTTTAATAAAAGAAGGAAAGTTAACTAACGAAGAATGGGAAATAATGAAAAAACATACTGTATATGCAAAAAAACTACTGGAGGGCGATGAAAAGTTCAAGGTTGCTTTGAATATAGCGCTTTACCACCATGAAAAGTACAATGGTACAGGATATCCAAATGGTCTCAAAGAAGATGAAATACCTATAGAAGCTCAGATCGTTGCTGTTGTTGATGTATATGATGCTTTGAGGTCAAAAAGGCCTTATAAAGAACCTTATAGCCATAAAAAGGCAATGGAGATAATTTTTAGTGATGGAGATAGGACAAATAAAAAACACTTTAATCCGAATATATTAGATATAATAAAAGAACAAGAAAATAGTATTAAAGATCTTTGGGACAGCTTTTAA
- a CDS encoding ABC transporter permease gives MIDLKIGYFFEIIVNWLKDNWGVFFDGVEAFINFFIENLEGFFGWLPWYVTLIILALIAWKIASRGVAIFTAVGLWVIYNMNLWPETMDTFALVVSATVIALIIGIPAGIWASKSDGFFNFIRPVLDFMQTLPAFVYLIPAVLFFGLGKVPGAVATVIFSMPPAVRFTNLAIRQVPQEVVEASDSFGATPMQKLFKVELPIATPTIFAGINQTIMLALSMVVISAMIGAGGLGKQVLNGITQYKIGLGFESGIAVVILAMVLDRITQALGKNNK, from the coding sequence ATGATAGATTTAAAAATAGGATATTTTTTTGAGATAATAGTTAATTGGCTAAAAGATAATTGGGGAGTCTTTTTTGACGGAGTTGAAGCATTCATAAATTTCTTTATAGAAAATCTTGAAGGATTTTTCGGTTGGTTACCTTGGTATGTAACTTTAATTATATTAGCTTTGATAGCCTGGAAAATCGCCAGTAGAGGAGTAGCTATTTTTACAGCTGTTGGGCTCTGGGTAATATACAACATGAATTTGTGGCCAGAAACCATGGATACATTTGCTTTGGTTGTATCAGCTACTGTTATTGCATTGATAATTGGAATACCAGCAGGCATATGGGCATCCAAAAGTGATGGATTCTTCAATTTTATCAGACCTGTATTGGACTTTATGCAGACTTTACCAGCATTTGTTTACCTCATACCAGCTGTTCTATTCTTTGGTTTGGGTAAGGTGCCTGGTGCGGTGGCAACAGTTATATTCTCAATGCCCCCAGCAGTAAGATTCACTAATCTTGCTATAAGGCAAGTTCCCCAAGAAGTAGTAGAAGCAAGTGATTCATTTGGTGCAACCCCAATGCAAAAACTTTTTAAAGTTGAATTACCTATAGCAACTCCGACTATTTTTGCAGGTATAAACCAAACAATAATGCTCGCACTATCAATGGTTGTTATTTCAGCAATGATTGGAGCTGGAGGATTAGGTAAACAAGTATTAAACGGAATCACACAATACAAAATTGGCTTAGGTTTTGAAAGTGGTATAGCCGTTGTTATTTTAGCAATGGTATTAGATAGAATTACACAAGCTTTAGGAAAAAATAATAAATAG
- a CDS encoding quaternary amine ABC transporter ATP-binding protein, with product MAEDNGYKMVVKNVIKIFGNNPKKVIPLLEKGMSKDEILNKTGNTIGVNKVSFNVKNKEIFVVMGLSGSGKSTLIRCLNRLIEPTSGEIYVDGENVLTANKEKLRDIRRHKMNMVFQNFALFPHKTVSENVQFGLEVQKVEKEERRKKAYEALDMVGLKGYEEQYPKELSGGMQQRVGLARALATDPDILLMDEAFSALDPLIRRDMQDQLLELQEKLHKTIIFITHDLDEALKLGDRIAIMKDGHIDQIGTGEEILTNPSTKYVEEFVQDVDRTKVITAENIMKKPIDRAFVKDTPRIAVRKMRKAGIDSIVVTDRDRTLHGIVTIEDALKYVEEGKQDLKPIISEIKKVSPDTSIMDILPLHIDYNHPIAVVDEENKLLGIIVKVSVLSGILGEVN from the coding sequence ATGGCCGAAGATAATGGTTACAAAATGGTGGTAAAAAATGTAATTAAAATATTCGGAAATAATCCTAAAAAAGTTATTCCTTTGTTGGAAAAGGGTATGTCTAAAGATGAAATTTTAAATAAAACTGGTAATACAATCGGTGTAAATAAAGTATCATTTAACGTTAAAAACAAAGAGATATTTGTAGTTATGGGGCTATCAGGCTCTGGTAAATCAACTTTAATTAGATGTTTAAACAGACTTATTGAGCCTACTTCAGGTGAAATATATGTAGACGGAGAAAATGTTCTTACAGCTAATAAAGAAAAATTAAGAGATATCCGAAGGCACAAAATGAACATGGTCTTCCAAAATTTTGCATTATTTCCTCATAAAACAGTTTCTGAAAATGTTCAATTTGGGTTAGAAGTTCAAAAAGTTGAAAAGGAAGAGAGAAGAAAAAAAGCTTATGAAGCGTTGGATATGGTTGGATTAAAAGGATATGAAGAACAATATCCAAAAGAACTAAGTGGAGGAATGCAACAAAGAGTTGGATTAGCGAGAGCACTTGCGACTGATCCAGACATTTTATTAATGGACGAAGCATTTAGTGCTTTGGACCCATTAATAAGGAGAGACATGCAAGACCAACTATTAGAGCTTCAAGAAAAACTACACAAAACTATTATTTTCATAACACATGATTTAGATGAAGCATTGAAATTGGGTGACAGAATTGCAATTATGAAAGATGGTCATATTGACCAAATTGGGACTGGAGAAGAAATTCTTACAAACCCATCAACAAAATATGTAGAAGAATTTGTACAAGATGTAGATAGAACTAAAGTAATAACAGCAGAAAATATAATGAAAAAGCCTATCGATAGGGCTTTTGTTAAAGACACCCCAAGAATAGCTGTCAGAAAAATGAGAAAAGCAGGTATTGATAGTATAGTAGTTACAGATAGAGATAGAACTTTACATGGGATAGTTACTATAGAAGATGCTTTAAAATATGTAGAAGAAGGTAAACAAGATTTAAAACCTATTATATCAGAAATTAAAAAAGTAAGCCCTGACACATCGATTATGGATATATTACCCCTTCACATTGACTACAATCATCCAATAGCAGTTGTAGATGAAGAAAACAAATTATTAGGAATAATAGTTAAAGTTTCTGTCCTTTCAGGAATCTTAGGGGAGGTAAACTAA
- a CDS encoding mechanosensitive ion channel family protein, whose amino-acid sequence MDVFYNYLETNVGVPTEISANIFSTILLFVIIFLSKAVIDKVIEKNVKTIKLKYNIEKGINYLLYGISFIVLIRIWFNGFQGFSTFLGLFSAGLAIALKDLIVNIAGWIFILWRSPFSIGDRIEIDDHKGDVVDIRIFNFTIMEIGNWVDADQHSGRLLHVPNKFIFDKTLSNYDIGFSFIFQENKVLITFESDWKKAKEILLNILKLHFKEFYENTSDQFKISAKKYFIDNSNFKPDVFTTVLDSGVLLTMRYYCNPRDRRKMDMKIWESILNEFEKHEDIELAYPTYRIYKK is encoded by the coding sequence ATGGACGTTTTCTATAATTATCTTGAAACTAATGTTGGTGTTCCTACAGAAATAAGTGCTAATATTTTTTCTACCATACTTTTGTTTGTTATAATATTTTTATCAAAAGCAGTGATAGATAAAGTTATAGAAAAAAATGTTAAAACTATTAAATTAAAATATAACATTGAAAAAGGAATTAATTATTTGTTATACGGAATATCATTTATTGTTTTGATTAGAATTTGGTTTAATGGATTTCAAGGTTTTTCTACCTTTTTAGGCCTTTTTTCTGCTGGTTTGGCTATAGCTTTGAAAGATTTAATTGTTAATATAGCTGGATGGATATTCATTTTATGGAGATCTCCTTTTAGTATCGGAGACAGAATTGAAATTGATGACCATAAAGGTGATGTAGTAGACATAAGGATATTTAATTTCACTATAATGGAAATAGGTAACTGGGTTGACGCAGATCAACACTCTGGAAGGCTCTTGCACGTCCCAAATAAATTTATTTTTGATAAAACATTATCAAATTATGATATTGGTTTCAGTTTTATATTCCAAGAGAATAAAGTCTTAATAACTTTTGAATCTGATTGGAAAAAGGCAAAAGAAATTCTTTTGAATATTTTGAAACTTCATTTTAAAGAATTTTATGAAAATACTTCTGACCAGTTTAAGATAAGCGCAAAGAAATACTTTATAGATAATTCTAATTTCAAACCTGATGTTTTTACAACAGTTTTAGACTCAGGAGTTCTTTTGACTATGAGATACTACTGTAATCCAAGAGATAGGAGAAAAATGGACATGAAAATATGGGAATCTATTCTGAACGAATTTGAAAAGCACGAAGACATAGAATTAGCTTATCCAACATACAGAATATATAAAAAATAA
- a CDS encoding HD domain-containing phosphohydrolase produces MSRQKISIKTILFGSFIIILSILFTIILLFNNIYQENQMEIQRELILKNAVMHAYTLAEIKYDAVLNRDLDEEMAKEHVKEALLGEKLEDGTRTMDSNYSLGENGYFIIYSSEGEEIAHPRLEGQNVYNVTDSLDDSVYIVQEQIELAKNKGEGYYYYNWEYPNNPEIIGKKICYVKYFQPWDWVIVATTYEKDLKVYFEESKKSFLYTAILIVLIIIPLVSYIYKKITNPLFKLNRKMQHFSNNMEVPNIDCSTKIKEISEIESSFNNLSEELLAYIEELQGLNEEIENLNSENSAIIDKMNLLLDETSDILDFDNEKDFLKEVFDNLYSLIPEAYSGVLSVLEDGRVKYISSKNLDIEKLNALNLKTDEYITYNNVFTSKNTKTVKQDALSEEKNNSLNSLLSKKNESLYIPINGNNKQVGNLIFHTTGNDVFSKESFRIAVYYSKLISLFLKFEDMNEFQNNVQRQIIISLIKMMEYHDTYTKGHSQNVANLAEDFSRFLGYDKEFLNRIYWAGMVHDVGKIIIPQDILNKPGKLTYEEYELIKNHPVYSFEVLNEIDNLKDISYIVKHHHERIDGKGYPDNLKDKEIPIESKILCLVDTWDAMTRNRSYRKALSIDSAKKELIKNKNKQFDSKLVDYFLEYIKSNEPL; encoded by the coding sequence TTGAGTAGACAAAAAATTTCTATTAAAACTATTTTATTTGGAAGTTTTATCATTATACTGTCGATATTATTTACAATAATATTATTATTTAACAACATATATCAAGAAAATCAGATGGAAATACAAAGAGAACTTATTTTAAAAAATGCAGTAATGCATGCTTATACTCTGGCCGAAATTAAGTATGATGCTGTTTTGAATCGTGATTTAGATGAAGAAATGGCTAAAGAGCATGTCAAAGAAGCTTTATTAGGAGAAAAACTTGAAGATGGTACAAGAACTATGGACTCTAACTATTCACTTGGAGAAAATGGATATTTTATTATATATTCCAGTGAAGGTGAAGAAATAGCCCATCCAAGGTTAGAAGGCCAAAACGTTTATAATGTCACAGACTCGTTAGATGATTCAGTTTATATAGTTCAAGAACAGATAGAGTTGGCAAAAAACAAAGGTGAAGGTTATTATTATTATAACTGGGAATATCCTAATAACCCTGAAATAATTGGAAAGAAAATATGCTATGTTAAATATTTTCAACCTTGGGATTGGGTGATAGTAGCTACAACATATGAGAAAGATTTAAAGGTTTATTTTGAGGAGAGTAAAAAGTCATTTTTATATACAGCTATTTTGATAGTTTTAATTATTATCCCTTTGGTTTCCTATATTTATAAAAAAATAACAAACCCATTGTTTAAATTGAATAGAAAAATGCAACATTTTTCAAACAACATGGAAGTTCCCAATATAGATTGCAGTACAAAAATAAAAGAAATTTCGGAAATTGAAAGCTCTTTTAATAATTTAAGTGAGGAACTTTTAGCTTACATCGAAGAGCTTCAAGGGCTTAACGAAGAAATAGAGAATTTAAATTCAGAAAACAGTGCGATAATAGATAAGATGAACCTTTTGTTGGATGAAACTTCTGATATACTTGATTTTGATAATGAAAAAGATTTCTTAAAAGAAGTTTTTGATAATTTGTACAGTTTAATACCAGAGGCTTATTCTGGAGTTTTAAGCGTTTTAGAAGATGGAAGAGTTAAATACATATCATCAAAAAATCTAGATATAGAAAAATTAAATGCTTTAAACCTAAAAACAGATGAATACATAACTTATAATAATGTTTTCACATCAAAAAATACAAAAACTGTTAAACAAGATGCTTTATCAGAAGAAAAAAATAACTCTTTAAATAGCTTACTTAGTAAAAAAAATGAGTCTCTCTATATTCCTATAAATGGAAATAATAAACAGGTTGGTAACTTAATTTTTCACACAACAGGAAATGATGTTTTCAGCAAAGAGTCTTTTAGAATAGCAGTTTACTATTCGAAACTCATAAGTTTATTCTTGAAATTTGAAGATATGAATGAATTTCAAAATAATGTTCAAAGACAGATAATAATATCTTTAATCAAAATGATGGAATACCATGACACATATACAAAAGGACATTCTCAGAATGTAGCCAATTTAGCAGAGGATTTCAGTAGATTTTTAGGTTATGATAAAGAGTTTTTGAACAGGATTTATTGGGCTGGTATGGTTCATGATGTTGGTAAAATAATTATTCCACAAGACATTTTAAATAAGCCAGGGAAGTTAACTTATGAAGAGTATGAGTTGATAAAAAATCACCCTGTTTATTCATTCGAGGTCTTGAATGAGATTGATAATTTAAAAGACATATCTTATATAGTAAAACACCACCACGAAAGAATAGATGGGAAAGGTTATCCAGATAACCTAAAAGATAAAGAAATCCCAATAGAATCTAAAATATTATGCTTGGTTGATACTTGGGATGCTATGACAAGAAATAGATCGTATAGAAAAGCTTTAAGTATAGACTCCGCTAAAAAAGAGTTAATAAAAAATAAAAATAAGCAATTTGATTCAAAATTAGTAGATTATTTTTTGGAATATATTAAAAGTAATGAGCCACTTTAA